Below is a window of Humulus lupulus chromosome 2, drHumLupu1.1, whole genome shotgun sequence DNA.
ttaccgagtttttcgaaaacgAATACGagcggaataataaaaagataaaaactgtagaagtgcagaaatgtaaataaacaaacagtgtttttacgtggttcaggcgttaacgagccctagtccatgagtcgatgttattatacttgtagagaataacagtcaaacagctggtgtacaagaaactcacaacctcacagtgtttctctcgggttctcttggagaagatgaagctagagagattttagtagagttcttgctatgtgatttgttggccgtccttactatcgtaaaatgagggggtctttatagctagggttttggattagggtttttctctactcccatgagtcttaattacactagccataaataagggatacaattaccgtggtcgcctggctaccaggctctatgtgggtatatttacgtgaaagtatggggaatgcacaaaggcagccgtcttttccaagttgtcagcggaacagtaggcgaaatggtactttaaggcgtgctgggatgtgtgcggccttgacctgtcggacgtgtcaggcgggattctgtgtcaggcggatatcattccaactatgcctcctccatgacttgaccgcttggtcttgttccgtgcgaggcacgaaactgtttccgcgaaggcaacctgaagagcttctcctggaaggagcttccccgaaggatatcccttcgggagtccgggagagtcgacgagcttccgtgtcgcgtttgcttgaaagagtaagccggacactaaacgggagaggcaaagcctttctgtccatccgcgagctctggtcacctaccatgaaagactttgataattctgcttccccgaggatatccatctaaacgctatccggaaatctggataacaaaaataaataaattatttaattaaaataggatatttatttaaaaatttatatgacattaatataaatttaataaaaataattaataaattctataaataaaactaaccaaACGTGCATATTACACGTTTGTTgtttctagtatatatataatagtatTTATATGGATAATAAaagttttatatttatataaagttaGAATAAATCTAAAAGGATAAAAATCGACTTTcatactgatttttttttttattgaaatttaCTCTACTAGAAAATTTTACATAAGAAGAGACAATGAAATATACATTAGTGGAATAAATGCATTTGTTTTATTGCacgcataaatatttatatattatgtaGAATTGGTGATGCAAGAATCGATCACATAAGGTGAAGTTGTTAAGACCATTTGTAAATGATATCAGCAGTCGTTTGATTTGAACCCTCTTTGAAGCCATAAATTCCATCGTTATGAGCCCTCCAAACACACTTTGAGGCGCATCTGAATGAATCCCTGCTTGCTCTAAAAATGTCATACGATCCTGTTCCACCAATCCAGGTAAGACCACAGAAATACAAAGTAGTACCCGCAAAATTGATTCGAAATTTAAACTCGTAATCTTGATTGTTGGCCACAACATGAGCACCTAAATCATCATCAGCTGACTTGCAATGAACTGTAAGTTGGTTTTTATTGTCCAAATTATTGAAAATTTGAACCGTCGTTTTATATACGAATACGCCTCCGATTTTTTCATCACCGCTAGAATTCTCATTGTTGTCATTTTTTGTAGAGGGAAGATTCGCTCTCACTTCTGCTTCTATTGCACATGATGAAACCATAATCAGTAGTAGTAAGGAAATCAATGACATAGATTTTTTCTCAAACAGCTCCATCTTTCCTGTATTTGGCAGTAATCAATATTTTGAAATGTACACAAGAATATATTATTTGTGAGCTCTTTtctgtacatatatatacacaatatGTTGGTATCATGACGTTATGAGGTTGTTTTAAAATGATAAGAAGATAATCACAAAATTATTATTGGCTTAGTCTTTATAAATGTATTGGCAATTAGGATATGGAATAACTGGGGTGGTTTTTTCTCCACAGTTGCaacaaatttttaatttatatatagtgTGTATGTTAAGTATATGAAAACTATATATTTATGATTAGGTACTTTTTCggtttttacttttatttttataattatttaaattagttATTTATGATGTAATTATCTAAATTTTAAGAGATAATCATTTAcagttatatttttataatttattatacgtaattttattttatcaagCAATATTTATGGGAAAGTTTATGATgctacttttattattattttaccaatgcaattttattttatttaatagtaTAAATTATGTGGggatatctatatatatataaatctagggaattttttaaaaatatggcttttcagccattaatgtgcaaaaatatgagaattaaacttttattaatttgtatgggaaaatttaattaacaaatacTTAGTTTATGGGAAAACTTATTCCATATTGGAaatcaaaattaaacaaaaaaaaatcagcaaaatGAGGGGTACTATGGAAATTAACGTAGGAAAAACTCATTTAGCCAAGCcacatcttttctttctttttgccCAAGCCGCCACCTCCCTGTCCTCTACTCGCCTccctcaccatctccaccatctTCTCCGGCCACCCACCCTCACCACCTGCGATTCACCTTAGGCGCGCACCTCCGTGAAACCTAGCCAAGAACACCCAGCTGCACCATCGACAAACACAACCTCAATTTGTGCTTCTCTGTGCAATTCCATTCACGAGCCCCCAAATCCAAAACGATGGGTATAGGCTGAGGTGAGGGATGTGTTGGTGGTGGTCGGAGGTGGGGAAGAAGGGTGGCGCCTGGGCAGAGTGCGATTCGTGGTGCTCGGAGCTGCGCAAAATGACGAGGATGGCTGGGGTTACCATGAGGTTTTGCGCGCAGGGGATGGGGGTTTCTGGTTGTGGTCGGAGGAGATGGAGGAGGTTGTTTTGTGAtcagatctgtttttttttttctatcttctgatctgtagtaactggttaccttcacgttctttgtgtgtatatttctggaggTAACTGATTTCCTTCACATTTTGATGTCTGTGTATATTTCTGGTTTCtttaaggtaactggttacctaggttactaaatcatacatactcttcctttttttttccttcaaatgtgatgtttcttttcatttctaatatgTTTGACTCGTCactcctcttatggtaactggttacctttctTATGGCAGTAGGTTACTCATCTCACTGTAACTGGTTACCTCGCCCGATACATGTTATTTAAACTCTAAGACTATTTTTACAAATTTGGGAAAAATCAAACAAGTAATTGGTTACCCctctggataaatgttatttaacctagctgtagaattttttatttttttttttacataactttgaaaaatcaattaagtaactggttaccttacccaggctTTCCAAAAAAACGTATGacctaaaaaaaaggaaaaaatgtatatattaaataaaaaataataataaaccaactcatattaccaaaaaaaaatttgcacAACAACcatgaaaaaaattaatatataaaaagttatttaaaattaatataaaaaaatcaaataagctaaaaaaataatcaaattacaaacatacccttccaaattaatacaacttgattaagagtaaaactacggcataaacaaacttttatacaaaaatatgggaaactaacccataaaagtgaattttttttttaaaaaaaagccatagattaacttttcttgaaaaaaaaagccatattttcacAATCTATTCAAAATCTCATATAACATGTAATTTTCACATAAATCTATGTCTATagctatatctatatctatatcttCTATCTACTTATATAAAGTTGAGGACAAGAGAGGTGGGGTGACAGCCTAAATGAActactttcttttttctttattttctcaaattttcactaTTATCTAtctataataattataaattatcatctaagaaactataactataattttttttgcattaattttttttatataataataattaattatttaaatacactaaaataataaatggaaacAACCATAATTGTTATATAATGGTAGCTAATCTAAAAAATTACCATATATagactatatatatatgatcataatAATGGTAAttgttatatataatataatgataactaatctattaattatatatatatatatagattatctatctataataattataaattgttgacatcgtttttcgtcaacttaagaaataagaaaaattaaacaaaaatataccagaggaagtaaataaaaaaaatgtagacAAGATCTTTTACGTgattcaacagttaaaatctacctagtccatgagtctatattattgaatCTTTTGGAATTCCCTTGAACTTTCAAATAACAGTTGCTCAaagttttctctccaaatctcaatGTTTCGGTCCCTTACAAGTGAATTATCACACTCTATTTGTAGAGGGGTTTTTTGAATTGCTTCCCACATATCTCGAGAAGTTATTATTCAAATCAAATACAATAAAATCATTCAATGCATACAGTTATCACGTATGCAtaatatcccataaaatgtggcatttaataacaaattacatcagatcTGATAAACATAAGGTATTtgtaacaataaatatgttcacacatgGCTGACGAGCTAGGACACCAGGATCACGTGCCTTCGAGACCATTTGCCAATTACGAGCTCGTCGTCATGGTTTTCTTATATTCCAATCAAGTAATTAT
It encodes the following:
- the LOC133815670 gene encoding S-protein homolog 24-like translates to MELFEKKSMSLISLLLLIMVSSCAIEAEVRANLPSTKNDNNENSSGDEKIGGVFVYKTTVQIFNNLDNKNQLTVHCKSADDDLGAHVVANNQDYEFKFRINFAGTTLYFCGLTWIGGTGSYDIFRASRDSFRCASKCVWRAHNDGIYGFKEGSNQTTADIIYKWS